In one Amaranthus tricolor cultivar Red isolate AtriRed21 chromosome 8, ASM2621246v1, whole genome shotgun sequence genomic region, the following are encoded:
- the LOC130821701 gene encoding secreted RxLR effector protein 161-like, translated as MVGSLIYLTNTRPDIVHAVSIISRFMSEPSKAHLAAAKRILKYIKGTKSYGIMYESEADYKLIGYTDSDWAGSIDDRRSTSGYVFQLGSKSISWSSKKQATVALSSSEAEYISATSAACEAVWLRKNG; from the coding sequence ATGGTCGGATCTCTCATCTATCTCACAAACACAAGACCAGACATCGTTCATGCAGTCAGCATCATCTCAAGGTTTATGAGTGAGCCAAGCAAAGCTCACTTAGCAGCAGCCAAGAGGATACTCAAGTATATTAAAggaacaaaaagctatgggatAATGTACGAGTCCGAAGCAGACTACAAGCTCATAGGCTACACGGATAGTGACTGGGCAGGAAGCATCGACGATCGAAGAAGTACGAGTGGATACGTGTTCCAGCTAGGGTCCAAGTCTATCTCATGGTCATCAAAGAAACAAGCTACGGTAGCACTATCATCATCAGAAGCAGAATACATATCAGCTACAAGCGCGGCATGTGAAGCAGTATGGCTAAGAAAAAATGGCTAA